From one Culex quinquefasciatus strain JHB chromosome 3, VPISU_Cqui_1.0_pri_paternal, whole genome shotgun sequence genomic stretch:
- the LOC6047936 gene encoding luciferin sulfotransferase: protein MAFEYTSITDPEWLATNRQTGQDDYILVKPTDYSKVPIAIPNWEPLPCCTSTMFRRYESELLNFQVKSDDVWIASYPKSGTTWVQEMVWLICNDLDFEKARTTVIRDRSPFLEVSTIFDIGEEESSFAFTSDAPSPRFIKTHLPVALLPPNIWTVKPKIVYIRRNPKSVAVSYYHHSVRANFNGTKEAFIRMFMKDLQFYSPFHQHVIEYNELASYDNLLNLCYEDMKRDLKSSVIRTCEFFGKNYSDVAINELCRHLSFESMTNNLAVNYEDVFPDEKFIREGMIDGWKKELSPELIAEMDLWTENTVVEKYRHLFKV from the exons ATGGCTTTCGAATACACCAGCATAACCGATCCCGAGTGGCTCGCGACGAACCGTCAAACCGGCCAGGATGACTACATTTTGGTCAAACCAACGGACTACTCGAAGGTCCCGATCGCCATCCCAAACTGGGAACCGCTGCCTTGCTGCACCTCGACGATGTTCCGGAGGTACGAGAGTGAACTGCTGAACTTCCAGGTCAAGTCGGATGATGTGTGGATTGCGTCCTATCCGAAAAGTGGAACCACCTGGGTTCAGGAGATGGTTTGGCTGATCTGCAACGATCTGGACTTTGAAAAGGCACGAACCACGGTCATCCGAGATCGGTCTCCGTTTCTGGA AGTGAGTACAATCTTCGACATCGGCGAGGAAGAGAGTTCATTTGCGTTCACCAGCGATGCACCGAGTCCACGTTTCATCAAAACCCACCTTCCGGTGGCGCTGCTACCTCCGAACATCTGGACAGTGAAGCCGAAGATCGTTTACATCCGGCGTAACCCCAAGTCCGTTGCCGTCTCATACTATCATCACTCTGTCCGGGCGAACTTCAACGGCACCAAGGAAGCCTTCATCCGGATGTTCATGAAGGATCTTCAGTTCTACTCCCCCTTCCACCAGCACGTAATCGAGTACAACGAACTTGCGAGCTACGACAACCTGCTGAACCTGTGCTACGAGGACATGAAGCGAGACCTAAAGTCATCGGTAATCCGAACCTGCGAGTTCTTCGGCAAAAACTACTCGGACGTCGCGATCAACGAGCTGTGCCGACATCTGTCGTTCGAGTCGATGACCAACAATCTGGCGGTGAACTACGAAGATGTCTTCCCGGACGAGAAGTTCATCCGGGAGGGCATGATTGACGGGTGGAAGAAGGAGTTGAGCCCGGAACTGATTGCCGAAATGGATTTGTGGACGGAAAACACCGTGGTGGAGAAGTACCGACATTTGTTTAAGGTTTAG